Proteins encoded in a region of the Armatimonadota bacterium genome:
- a CDS encoding proteasome accessory factor PafA2, which translates to MQRLVGLETEYGLYIEGKNPSELVFEAAEVVRCYNASAFASPWDYRREDPRKDARGFHVEYLQTDPVDAQYDAEGTSSASMSAETRSDRVLPNGARLYNDHGHPEYSTPECVSLRELVAQDRAGERIVWSCAQEYMRRTGLKVHIYKNNTDFHGASYGCHEGYLMRRSVPFENIIRGMMPFFVTRILYAGAGKVGVETPGVFGDVPYQLSQRADFFSTEASVDTLYQRPIINTRDEPHATPSRYRRLHVICGDANMSEYATALKVGTTRLVAEMIEMGWQPGIAIRNPVETIRRLSRDPEWKWQVELEDGRTVSAIEVQRLYLQEAQNRFAHADTETRWLLMAWESTLNALERDPQQLADSLDWVAKRLLLEQFIESEGVTWKEPIVQSLDLAYHSIDPQDGLFAGLEQMGAVRRVVTDKDIERAMCHPPNSTRAWVRGTLVERYPQAISGITWSRVLLSFGEQLVTLDLRDWVTQRVPYKIQRLAKAHNLTEFVNTFRELHASRKHEAEGGNQPCSGEPTTD; encoded by the coding sequence ATGCAGAGGCTTGTCGGGCTAGAGACCGAATACGGGCTATATATCGAGGGCAAGAACCCCTCGGAGCTGGTATTTGAGGCGGCGGAGGTGGTGCGTTGCTACAACGCCTCCGCTTTCGCCTCGCCATGGGACTACCGGCGTGAGGACCCGCGTAAAGACGCGCGAGGCTTCCACGTAGAGTACCTGCAAACCGACCCGGTAGACGCCCAGTACGACGCCGAGGGCACATCCTCCGCCAGCATGTCGGCAGAGACGCGCAGCGACCGCGTGTTGCCGAATGGCGCACGACTTTACAACGACCATGGACACCCGGAATACTCCACCCCCGAGTGCGTCAGCCTGCGAGAGCTGGTAGCCCAGGACCGCGCGGGCGAGCGCATCGTCTGGTCATGTGCGCAGGAGTACATGCGCCGCACCGGTCTGAAGGTGCACATCTACAAAAACAACACCGACTTTCACGGCGCAAGCTACGGGTGCCATGAAGGCTATCTGATGCGCCGGAGCGTGCCCTTTGAAAACATCATCCGCGGCATGATGCCCTTCTTCGTCACGCGCATCCTGTACGCAGGCGCAGGCAAGGTAGGGGTGGAAACGCCCGGTGTCTTCGGTGATGTGCCCTACCAGCTATCGCAGCGGGCGGATTTCTTCTCCACAGAGGCGAGCGTGGACACGCTGTACCAACGCCCTATCATCAACACGCGCGACGAGCCACACGCTACCCCATCGCGCTATCGGCGGCTGCACGTGATATGCGGCGATGCCAACATGAGCGAGTACGCTACCGCGCTGAAGGTGGGCACGACACGTCTGGTAGCAGAGATGATAGAAATGGGCTGGCAGCCGGGAATCGCCATCCGCAATCCGGTGGAGACCATCCGCCGTCTCTCGCGCGACCCGGAGTGGAAGTGGCAGGTGGAGCTGGAGGATGGACGCACCGTTTCGGCGATAGAGGTACAACGTCTCTATCTGCAGGAAGCACAGAATCGGTTCGCCCACGCGGATACTGAGACGCGATGGCTGTTAATGGCTTGGGAGAGCACGTTGAATGCTCTCGAACGCGACCCGCAGCAACTGGCGGACAGTTTGGACTGGGTTGCCAAGCGGCTCTTGCTGGAGCAGTTTATCGAAAGCGAAGGCGTGACGTGGAAAGAGCCTATTGTGCAAAGTCTGGATTTGGCGTATCATAGTATAGACCCGCAGGACGGCTTGTTCGCGGGACTGGAACAAATGGGGGCGGTAAGGCGCGTAGTTACGGATAAGGATATTGAACGCGCGATGTGCCATCCGCCCAACAGCACCCGCGCCTGGGTGCGTGGCACGCTGGTGGAGCGTTATCCGCAGGCAATCAGTGGGATCACGTGGAGCCGCGTGCTGCTCAGCTTCGGCGAGCAGCTGGTGACGCTGGACCTGCGCGATTGGGTGACCCAGCGAGTGCCGTACAAGATACAAAGATTGGCAAAGGCACACAACCTGACCGAGTTTGTCAACACGTTTCGCGAGTTGCACGCCTCGCGCAAGCACGAAGCAGAAGGAGGGAACCAGCCATGCAGTGGCGAGCCGACGACCGATTAA
- the arc gene encoding proteasome-associated ATPase: MKRDRYEEQKFEEFQPPETSLRALTLLDEILRARPPQDARLLNYLLLLRHQLEVDEKQFQEAQKALQEYEQVYEKLTSPANRIGVYLGSPAEGVAMIAVGDTEYYANIDPKMDASTLKVGTRVRINEAFAVVGDLGYHPQGPIVKVQEVLEDGRLRVASDPQGMSGRLVLRGHELQDATIKPGDEVRMEPNLKVALEHFAQREARDYYFEEVPEIPWSAIGGQEEAIRVIRDTIELPLLHPELFRKFEKQPIKGILLYGPPGCGKTLIGKATAYNLTQEYRKQLNRDVREYFMYISGPKILNMWLGESERMVREIFAAAREKAREGHLVFIFIDEAESILRVRNSGRFTHISNTVVPQFCAEMDGLVTLENVVVMLTSNRPDYIDPAVLRPGRIDRKVKVSRPDKRASRDILAIYLHPNIPLDPATVREYGSEEAAREALLDGAIEYLWRKHTETEFVQVYLRNGSVETLYWRDLVSGALLKSVVDRAKDYAIKRAIECGEDSGISLPDLQQAIRMEYKESEIFPKSDSQEDWLKLLDYEPDNVADVRPIRPQDRERQSASRRNII; encoded by the coding sequence ATGAAACGCGACCGTTACGAAGAGCAAAAGTTCGAGGAGTTTCAGCCGCCGGAAACCTCCCTGCGTGCGCTAACGCTCCTTGACGAAATCCTCCGCGCTCGTCCACCACAGGACGCTCGGCTCCTGAACTACCTGCTGTTGCTGCGCCATCAGCTGGAGGTGGACGAGAAGCAGTTTCAGGAGGCGCAGAAAGCGCTGCAGGAGTACGAACAGGTTTATGAAAAGCTCACCTCTCCGGCGAACCGCATTGGCGTGTACCTGGGGTCACCTGCCGAAGGGGTCGCCATGATTGCAGTGGGTGACACCGAGTACTACGCCAACATCGACCCGAAGATGGACGCCAGCACGCTGAAGGTGGGCACGCGCGTGCGTATCAACGAGGCGTTTGCCGTAGTGGGCGACCTGGGTTACCATCCGCAGGGTCCCATTGTGAAAGTGCAGGAAGTTCTGGAGGACGGGCGCCTGCGCGTAGCTTCCGACCCGCAGGGCATGTCGGGACGGCTGGTGCTGCGCGGACACGAACTGCAAGACGCGACCATCAAACCAGGCGACGAGGTGCGCATGGAGCCGAACCTGAAAGTGGCTCTGGAACACTTTGCGCAGCGCGAGGCACGCGACTACTACTTTGAGGAGGTTCCCGAGATACCCTGGAGCGCCATTGGCGGTCAGGAAGAAGCTATCCGCGTCATCCGCGACACCATCGAACTGCCGCTGCTCCATCCAGAACTGTTCCGCAAGTTCGAAAAGCAGCCGATCAAAGGCATTTTGCTGTATGGACCCCCCGGTTGCGGCAAAACGCTTATCGGCAAGGCGACTGCCTATAACCTGACGCAAGAGTATCGTAAGCAGCTCAACCGCGATGTACGCGAGTACTTCATGTATATCAGCGGTCCCAAGATACTGAACATGTGGCTGGGAGAAAGCGAGCGGATGGTGCGCGAAATCTTCGCCGCCGCCCGCGAGAAGGCGCGCGAAGGACATCTGGTCTTCATCTTCATCGATGAAGCCGAATCCATCCTGCGCGTGCGTAACTCCGGCAGGTTCACCCATATCTCTAACACCGTTGTACCGCAGTTCTGCGCGGAGATGGACGGGTTGGTAACGCTGGAGAACGTGGTGGTAATGCTCACTTCCAACCGTCCGGACTACATTGACCCGGCGGTGCTGCGCCCCGGACGCATCGACCGCAAAGTGAAGGTCTCTCGCCCGGACAAGCGGGCTTCGCGGGACATTTTGGCGATTTACCTGCACCCCAACATCCCGCTGGACCCGGCGACGGTACGCGAATACGGCTCGGAAGAGGCGGCACGCGAGGCGTTACTGGACGGAGCTATCGAATATCTGTGGCGCAAACACACCGAGACCGAGTTCGTGCAGGTGTACCTGCGCAACGGTTCGGTGGAAACGCTCTACTGGCGTGACCTGGTGAGCGGCGCACTGCTCAAGTCGGTGGTAGACCGCGCCAAAGACTACGCTATCAAGCGAGCCATCGAGTGCGGCGAGGACAGCGGTATCTCCCTGCCCGACCTGCAACAAGCCATCCGCATGGAGTACAAGGAGAGCGAAATCTTCCCCAAGTCCGACTCGCAGGAAGACTGGCTGAAGCTGCTGGACTACGAGCCGGACAACGTGGCGGATGTGCGCCCAATCCGCCCACAAGACCGCGAGCGGCAGTCGGCGAGCCGGCGCAACATCATTTAG
- a CDS encoding ABC transporter ATP-binding protein, producing the protein MFWRLLGLMRPYMVPIIVGFTCLVLATPAQMFPPLVWKYVVDEVIMNHKVGHLIPAMLVMLAVHLVGMGLSAARTYLLGVAGQRFVADLRSRLHDKLMRQSVRYHHDRKSGDLMARVIGDVDTLQEVVINGVDNILGNALSLIWVAGIIVWLNWKVGTLTLLPLAVVAVMVWFFNLRVKGLYRAIRDRLGDLSAKLQENLLGVLIVKAFAREAYEQERFQQVNTEYLNTSLKGVKVRSIYFPGVMTVGFLSNIAMVGAGAYFVLKGEFTIGGLVAYRGYWWQLFAPVFSLAQVNEMIQRAIAAASRVFEVLDAPEEITDAADAVALDTVQGHIRFDRVSFSYTPERPILQDVSFEVLPGQRIGIVGPSGTGKTTILNLMLRLYDPQEGVITLDGHDLRQLQQQAFRRHIALVTQEPFLFNDTVRQNILFGRLDATDEEIETAARLANAHDFICDLPNGYDTLVGERGVKLSGGQKQRICIARAFLANPKVLLLDEATASVEPESEALIQAALERLMQGRTTVIVTHRLSLVRDCDRILVIDEGRVIESGRHEELLEIDGWYARMYRLQMEGGAMVGDMIK; encoded by the coding sequence ATGTTCTGGCGTTTACTGGGCTTAATGCGTCCCTACATGGTTCCCATTATTGTGGGGTTTACCTGCCTCGTGCTCGCGACACCCGCTCAAATGTTCCCCCCGTTGGTGTGGAAGTACGTGGTGGACGAGGTGATTATGAACCACAAGGTGGGGCATCTGATTCCCGCGATGCTGGTGATGCTGGCGGTACACCTTGTAGGTATGGGCTTGTCTGCCGCGCGCACCTACCTGCTGGGGGTAGCTGGGCAGAGGTTTGTGGCGGACCTGCGCAGTCGCCTGCATGACAAGTTGATGCGCCAGTCGGTGCGGTACCACCACGACCGCAAAAGCGGCGACCTGATGGCGCGTGTCATCGGCGACGTGGATACGCTGCAGGAAGTGGTGATAAACGGTGTGGATAACATCCTGGGCAACGCGCTGAGCCTGATATGGGTGGCAGGCATCATCGTGTGGCTGAACTGGAAAGTGGGCACGCTCACGCTGTTGCCGCTGGCGGTGGTGGCGGTAATGGTATGGTTCTTCAACCTGCGCGTGAAGGGGTTGTATCGCGCCATCCGTGATCGGCTGGGCGACCTGTCCGCCAAGCTGCAGGAAAACTTGCTGGGTGTGCTGATTGTGAAGGCGTTTGCGCGAGAAGCGTACGAGCAGGAACGGTTCCAGCAGGTGAACACCGAATACCTGAACACCAGTTTGAAAGGGGTGAAGGTGCGCTCTATATACTTCCCTGGCGTGATGACCGTCGGCTTCCTGAGCAATATCGCGATGGTGGGCGCGGGAGCGTACTTCGTGCTGAAAGGTGAGTTCACCATCGGCGGGCTGGTAGCCTATCGCGGCTACTGGTGGCAGCTGTTTGCGCCCGTGTTCTCGCTGGCACAGGTGAACGAGATGATTCAACGTGCGATAGCAGCTGCCTCGCGCGTGTTCGAGGTGCTGGATGCCCCTGAAGAGATTACCGACGCTGCCGATGCCGTCGCCCTCGACACGGTGCAAGGTCATATCCGTTTCGACAGGGTAAGTTTTTCTTACACCCCAGAACGCCCCATCCTGCAGGATGTCTCCTTCGAGGTTCTGCCGGGGCAACGTATCGGCATCGTGGGTCCCAGCGGCACCGGAAAGACCACCATCCTCAACCTGATGCTGCGCCTCTACGACCCACAGGAGGGAGTAATTACTCTGGACGGGCACGACCTGCGCCAGCTGCAGCAGCAAGCGTTCCGTCGCCATATCGCGCTGGTGACGCAGGAACCGTTCCTGTTCAACGACACGGTACGTCAGAACATCCTCTTCGGCAGACTAGACGCAACCGATGAGGAGATAGAGACCGCTGCGCGGCTGGCGAACGCGCACGATTTCATCTGCGACTTGCCCAACGGCTACGACACCCTCGTTGGCGAGCGAGGCGTGAAGTTGTCAGGTGGGCAGAAACAGCGCATCTGCATCGCGCGGGCGTTTCTGGCGAATCCAAAGGTGCTTTTACTGGACGAAGCCACAGCCTCGGTGGAGCCGGAGTCGGAGGCGCTGATTCAAGCTGCGCTAGAGCGGTTAATGCAGGGGCGCACGACGGTTATCGTCACGCATCGCCTTTCCCTAGTGCGCGACTGCGACCGCATTTTGGTGATTGACGAAGGGCGCGTGATCGAATCGGGCAGGCACGAGGAGCTGCTGGAGATAGACGGCTGGTATGCCCGTATGTACCGCCTGCAGATGGAAGGCGGGGCGATGGTAGGGGATATGATAAAATAA
- the icd gene encoding isocitrate dehydrogenase [NADP]: MSVHITPSGKKLITVIPGDGVGPECIHSALRLIEATGAPIEWEVREAGASVFKKGLESGVPPETIESIRKTRVVLKGPLETPVGYGEKSANVTLRKLFETYANVRPVREMPNVTTPYSGRGIDLVVVRENVEDLYAGIEHMQTPGVAQALKLISRKGCEKIVRFAFELARAEGRKKVHCATKSNIMKLTEGMLKRTFEEIAPEYPDIEAVHIIVDNCAHQLVKRPEQFDIIVTTNMNGDILSDLSSALIGGLGFAPSANIGNEVAIFEAVHGSAPKYAGKNVINPTAVILSAVMMLRYIGEFEAAATIENAIMVTLEEGKVRTGDVVGYDRCNTTTEYTDAIIANLGKKPSQTFVREYRPIQLPQVTREPVMVRPQKRRVVGMDVFVEFDGTSEQLGKSMEQLAEGTALRLKAVASRGTLVYPAVGFMTDLVDHWACRFVLRDGDGELNDAQAMDLLQRISSRHRWTHVEKLHEIDGQPGFTKSQGED, from the coding sequence ATGAGCGTCCATATCACACCATCTGGTAAGAAGCTGATTACAGTGATTCCGGGCGACGGCGTCGGTCCCGAATGTATCCACTCTGCTTTGCGCCTGATTGAAGCCACAGGAGCTCCGATAGAGTGGGAGGTACGGGAAGCCGGCGCCAGTGTGTTCAAGAAGGGTCTGGAAAGCGGTGTGCCGCCGGAGACGATCGAGTCCATCCGCAAGACACGCGTGGTGTTGAAGGGTCCGCTGGAGACTCCTGTTGGCTACGGCGAGAAGAGCGCGAATGTGACCCTGCGCAAGCTGTTCGAGACCTACGCCAACGTGCGCCCCGTGCGTGAGATGCCCAATGTGACCACCCCTTACAGCGGGCGCGGTATCGACTTGGTGGTTGTGCGGGAGAACGTAGAAGACCTGTATGCGGGTATCGAGCATATGCAGACGCCGGGCGTGGCGCAGGCTCTGAAGCTTATCTCGCGCAAAGGGTGCGAGAAGATTGTGCGGTTTGCCTTCGAACTGGCTCGGGCAGAGGGGCGCAAAAAGGTGCACTGCGCCACCAAGTCCAACATCATGAAGCTCACCGAGGGGATGCTGAAGCGCACCTTTGAAGAGATTGCGCCCGAGTACCCCGACATCGAAGCCGTACACATCATTGTGGACAACTGTGCGCACCAGCTGGTCAAACGCCCAGAGCAGTTCGACATCATCGTCACCACCAACATGAACGGCGACATCCTCAGCGACCTGAGCTCCGCGCTGATAGGAGGATTGGGCTTTGCACCCTCGGCGAACATCGGCAACGAGGTGGCAATCTTCGAGGCGGTGCATGGCTCCGCGCCCAAGTACGCGGGCAAAAACGTAATTAACCCCACGGCGGTCATCCTCTCGGCGGTGATGATGCTGCGCTACATCGGCGAGTTCGAGGCGGCGGCAACCATCGAGAACGCGATTATGGTCACCCTGGAGGAGGGCAAGGTGCGCACCGGCGATGTGGTGGGCTACGACCGCTGCAACACTACCACCGAATACACCGACGCCATCATCGCCAACCTGGGCAAGAAGCCCAGCCAGACCTTTGTGCGCGAATACCGCCCCATCCAGCTGCCGCAGGTGACGCGCGAACCGGTGATGGTGCGCCCGCAGAAGCGACGCGTGGTGGGCATGGATGTGTTCGTGGAGTTCGACGGCACTTCCGAACAGTTGGGCAAGAGTATGGAACAGCTCGCGGAAGGCACTGCGCTGAGGCTCAAAGCCGTAGCTAGTCGGGGCACATTGGTTTACCCTGCCGTCGGCTTCATGACCGACCTGGTAGACCACTGGGCATGTCGGTTCGTGCTGCGCGACGGGGACGGTGAGCTGAACGACGCGCAGGCAATGGATTTACTGCAGCGCATCAGCAGCCGGCACCGCTGGACGCATGTGGAGAAACTGCACGAAATCGACGGTCAGCCGGGCTTTACCAAGTCGCAGGGCGAGGACTGA
- a CDS encoding proteasome accessory factor PafA2 yields MENRIFGIETEFGCFVRDDSVGRPERVVEKVKDCVFYRLRRGLIDLHSRDFAFEPARGGGFLINGGRLYIDAVGDHEEYATPECSRLSDIVAHEKAGQRILNEALYALGWQDKVSFYNNAVDHFGGHTFGCHENYLVSIEDRYFLDSLYNLLPFLVTRQIFAGTGRVGGHRLNYNDFSNNIMDLGEHEMDYVWVSRFYAVEIDPTVEYQLSQRADHIVKTISSRVRFNRAIINPKWDSYYSYNSMHRLHILFGEGNMSEYATALKIGTTSLVLDLLERNLIHPDVRLADPLEALRSVSRDPTWRWVVRRHDGSTIRAIDLQRIYLQAAQKHLAGRDEDTDWVLREWEYVLDALELDPMSLDDRLDWVAKRKLLDAFRQQEGLSWNDDIMFSLDMEYHNTDPSRGLYYGLAEAGLMKRIVTDEDIQNATTTAPDNTRAYGRSRAIQHLLASRNRAYIVDWDMVYVDKGRQLELRNPFRTYEKEAERFIRSL; encoded by the coding sequence ATGGAAAACCGTATCTTCGGTATCGAGACGGAGTTTGGGTGCTTCGTCCGAGATGACAGTGTAGGCAGACCTGAGAGGGTGGTAGAGAAGGTGAAAGACTGCGTTTTCTACCGCCTGCGTCGGGGATTGATTGACCTGCACAGCCGCGACTTCGCCTTTGAGCCCGCGCGAGGCGGTGGGTTCCTGATTAACGGCGGACGCCTCTACATCGACGCAGTGGGCGACCACGAGGAATATGCTACCCCTGAATGCTCGCGCCTGTCCGATATCGTGGCGCACGAAAAGGCAGGACAGCGCATCCTGAACGAAGCACTGTATGCACTGGGCTGGCAGGATAAGGTATCTTTCTACAATAACGCGGTAGACCACTTCGGCGGACACACCTTCGGCTGTCATGAGAACTATCTGGTGAGTATCGAAGACCGTTATTTTCTCGACTCGCTGTACAACCTGTTGCCCTTCCTCGTCACGCGCCAGATTTTCGCAGGCACGGGGCGTGTGGGCGGACATCGCCTGAACTACAACGATTTTTCCAACAACATTATGGACCTCGGCGAGCACGAGATGGACTACGTGTGGGTGAGCCGCTTCTACGCGGTGGAGATAGACCCCACCGTAGAATACCAGCTTTCGCAACGCGCCGACCACATCGTGAAAACCATCTCCTCGCGCGTGCGGTTCAACCGCGCCATCATTAACCCCAAGTGGGACAGCTACTACTCGTACAACAGCATGCACCGCCTGCATATCCTGTTCGGTGAGGGCAACATGAGCGAATACGCTACCGCCCTCAAGATAGGAACCACCAGTCTGGTGTTAGACTTGCTGGAGCGCAACCTGATTCACCCCGACGTGCGCCTCGCCGACCCGCTGGAGGCGTTGCGTAGCGTCAGCCGTGACCCCACCTGGCGGTGGGTGGTACGCCGGCATGATGGCTCCACCATCCGCGCGATAGACCTGCAGCGCATCTACCTGCAGGCGGCTCAAAAACACCTCGCCGGGCGCGACGAGGATACCGACTGGGTATTACGCGAGTGGGAGTACGTGCTGGACGCACTGGAGCTGGACCCCATGAGCCTCGATGACCGCCTAGATTGGGTGGCCAAGCGCAAACTGCTGGACGCTTTCCGCCAGCAAGAGGGATTGAGCTGGAACGACGACATCATGTTCAGCCTGGACATGGAGTACCATAACACCGACCCCTCGCGCGGGTTGTACTATGGGCTGGCAGAGGCGGGGCTGATGAAGCGCATCGTCACCGACGAGGACATCCAGAACGCCACCACGACCGCTCCCGACAACACGCGAGCCTACGGGCGCAGTCGTGCCATCCAGCACTTGCTTGCCTCGCGTAACCGCGCTTATATCGTGGACTGGGATATGGTGTACGTAGACAAGGGTCGCCAGCTGGAGCTGCGCAACCCCTTCCGCACCTACGAAAAGGAAGCGGAGCGGTTTATTCGCAGTTTGTGA
- the aroC gene encoding chorismate synthase: MGNTFGHLFRITTFGESHGGAVGVVIDGCPPHVPISAEEIQRELDRRRPGQSKLVTQRRESDTVHILSGVFEGKTLGTPICLLVWNEDARPQAYESLRELYRPSHADYTYDAKYGIRDWRGGGRSSARETVGRVAAGAVAKKILHELGVYIIGWVEKIHTLRAQVDPDTVTLEQVEATPVRCPDLAVAEAMAQAIEQARKRGDSLGGVIGCVARGVPPGWGEPVFDKLDADLAKAMLSIPAAKGFEIGSGFAGTDLSGSQHNDPFYIDDTGRVRTRTNYSGGVQGGISNGENIVIRVAFKPTATIMMPQETINIHREPAILQAKGRHDPCVLPRAVPIVEAMMALVLVDHYLRHRAQCGGER; the protein is encoded by the coding sequence ATGGGAAACACCTTTGGACATCTCTTTCGTATTACGACCTTCGGCGAGTCACACGGCGGGGCGGTCGGTGTAGTTATCGACGGCTGCCCGCCCCATGTCCCCATTTCAGCAGAGGAGATTCAGCGTGAGCTGGACAGGCGACGTCCGGGACAGAGCAAACTGGTCACCCAGCGACGCGAGAGCGACACCGTGCATATTCTCTCCGGCGTGTTTGAAGGCAAAACGCTGGGCACACCCATCTGCCTGCTGGTATGGAACGAAGACGCTCGTCCCCAAGCGTATGAGTCCCTCCGCGAACTGTATCGTCCTTCCCATGCGGACTACACCTACGACGCGAAGTACGGCATCCGTGACTGGCGGGGCGGTGGACGTTCCAGCGCACGGGAGACCGTTGGACGGGTGGCGGCGGGGGCGGTCGCTAAAAAGATCCTGCATGAGCTGGGCGTGTACATTATAGGCTGGGTGGAGAAGATACATACCCTGCGTGCACAGGTAGACCCCGATACGGTCACGCTGGAACAGGTGGAAGCCACCCCAGTGCGTTGCCCTGACCTTGCTGTTGCCGAAGCGATGGCTCAGGCGATTGAGCAGGCACGTAAGCGTGGCGATTCGCTGGGGGGAGTAATAGGCTGCGTGGCGCGAGGGGTGCCGCCCGGCTGGGGCGAACCGGTGTTCGATAAGCTGGACGCCGACCTCGCCAAGGCGATGCTCTCCATTCCTGCCGCCAAGGGATTTGAAATCGGCTCCGGCTTTGCAGGAACCGACCTGAGCGGCTCACAGCACAATGACCCGTTTTACATAGACGACACCGGCAGAGTGCGCACCCGCACGAACTACTCCGGCGGCGTGCAGGGCGGAATCTCCAACGGCGAGAACATCGTCATCCGTGTGGCGTTCAAGCCAACCGCCACTATCATGATGCCGCAGGAGACGATAAACATACACCGCGAGCCGGCGATATTGCAGGCAAAAGGCAGACACGACCCCTGCGTGCTGCCCCGCGCCGTGCCCATCGTAGAGGCGATGATGGCACTGGTGCTGGTAGACCACTACCTGCGCCACCGCGCCCAGTGTGGAGGTGAGCGATGA
- a CDS encoding endoglucanase, with translation MPVPATVTRALKKGINLSHWLSQHSLDEPHLQSYIGERDFALIARLGFTHVRLPIDTALLQSPDGNLREQGFAYVDRALDWAQASRLGVVIDLHPVPAPKVARGPTAYGHFEALWIAIAQRYARRPLSVVYELLNEPVETNAQLWRETSTKLVKAIRSVDKRHTIIVCGHNWSGPDDLPAIRPIEDDNIVYTFHFYLPHEFTHQGATWGSAHWRPMRNVPYPLNRDNVQPVLAGLPENSASALRRLAEEGVDIGWIEKRMSPVVEYQKQYRVPLYCGEFGVYRAFSPPESRARWLADVVKTLQKYRIGWAMWDYKGGFALLRTDKPEPVADEVVVKALGLG, from the coding sequence ATGCCTGTACCTGCTACCGTTACACGCGCTCTGAAGAAGGGCATCAACCTGAGCCACTGGCTCTCGCAACACTCACTGGATGAGCCGCACCTGCAATCTTACATCGGAGAACGCGACTTCGCTCTGATTGCCCGGCTGGGCTTTACGCACGTGCGTCTGCCGATAGATACCGCGCTGCTCCAATCGCCGGACGGCAACCTGCGCGAGCAGGGTTTCGCATACGTAGACCGCGCTCTGGACTGGGCACAGGCGAGCCGCCTCGGCGTGGTGATTGACCTGCACCCCGTGCCTGCTCCCAAAGTGGCTCGCGGACCCACTGCATACGGGCACTTTGAGGCACTGTGGATAGCCATCGCGCAACGCTACGCTCGTCGCCCGCTGAGCGTGGTGTACGAGCTGCTGAATGAGCCGGTAGAAACCAATGCGCAGCTGTGGCGCGAGACAAGCACCAAATTGGTCAAAGCCATCCGCTCGGTAGATAAGCGTCACACCATCATCGTCTGCGGACACAACTGGAGCGGTCCCGATGACCTGCCCGCCATCCGCCCGATAGAGGACGATAATATTGTGTACACCTTCCACTTCTACCTGCCGCATGAGTTCACCCATCAGGGCGCCACGTGGGGTAGCGCGCACTGGCGACCGATGCGCAACGTGCCTTATCCCCTGAACAGGGACAACGTGCAGCCGGTGCTAGCAGGGTTGCCCGAGAACTCTGCCTCCGCGCTGCGTCGGCTCGCCGAGGAGGGAGTAGATATCGGCTGGATAGAGAAGCGCATGTCGCCGGTGGTGGAATACCAGAAGCAGTACCGCGTGCCCCTGTACTGCGGAGAGTTCGGGGTGTACCGCGCCTTTTCTCCACCCGAGTCACGCGCTCGCTGGCTGGCGGACGTGGTGAAGACATTGCAGAAATACCGCATCGGCTGGGCGATGTGGGACTATAAGGGTGGATTTGCCCTGCTTCGAACGGATAAGCCAGAGCCGGTAGCGGACGAGGTGGTGGTGAAGGCGTTAGGGCTCGGTTGA
- the prcB gene encoding proteasome subunit beta, with protein MGEYLSANRSGDFMALLQARGLWRKPEAVPLGQSQPAVQEAHGTTVIALKYREGVLNVGDRRATSANAIMYDRAEKILPLDDYTLIAIAGSYARAMEIVRYLQHSFKYYARTQLQEMSLEGKLAEVSRALAGNLSMALQGIGLFIPVVSAYDLERGEGRIFFYDGMGARFESVEFGAAGSGSERIRGVFDYILKTKGPFHEMTLEEALRECLLLLDIAADLDSATAGIEKVLPIARAVTAEGILDIPEEQLAQMKESLRR; from the coding sequence GTGGGAGAGTATCTGTCCGCAAATCGTTCCGGCGACTTCATGGCGTTGCTGCAGGCACGGGGGCTATGGAGAAAACCGGAAGCGGTCCCATTGGGACAATCTCAGCCTGCGGTACAGGAGGCGCACGGCACGACCGTCATCGCGCTGAAGTACCGTGAAGGGGTGCTCAACGTCGGCGACCGACGCGCTACCTCTGCTAACGCCATCATGTATGACCGCGCGGAGAAGATCCTGCCGCTGGACGATTATACGCTAATTGCCATCGCAGGCTCCTACGCGCGCGCGATGGAGATTGTGCGTTACCTGCAGCACTCCTTCAAGTACTACGCTCGCACCCAGCTGCAGGAGATGAGTCTGGAGGGCAAGTTGGCGGAGGTGTCGCGCGCACTGGCGGGCAACCTCAGCATGGCACTGCAGGGCATCGGGCTGTTTATTCCCGTGGTCTCTGCCTACGATCTGGAGCGCGGCGAGGGGCGCATCTTCTTCTACGACGGCATGGGCGCGCGCTTCGAGAGCGTGGAGTTCGGCGCGGCGGGGTCTGGCTCGGAGCGAATCCGCGGCGTGTTCGACTACATCTTGAAAACCAAGGGACCTTTCCACGAGATGACGCTGGAGGAGGCTCTGCGCGAATGCCTGCTGCTACTGGACATCGCCGCCGACCTCGACTCGGCGACCGCAGGCATCGAGAAGGTGTTGCCCATCGCGCGGGCGGTGACCGCAGAGGGGATACTGGATATCCCCGAGGAGCAACTGGCGCAGATGAAGGAGAGTTTGAGGCGATAG